In the Streptomyces sp. NBC_00525 genome, one interval contains:
- a CDS encoding HAD family hydrolase: protein MLCHVENRFLPRTAAFFDLDKTVIAKSSTLTFSKSFYHGGLINRRAVLRTAYTQFVFLAGGADHDQMERMREYLSALCKGWNVQQVKELVAETLHDLIDPIIYDEAATLIEEHHTAGRDVVIVSTSGAEVVEPIGEMLGADRVVATRMVVGDDGCYTGEIEYYAYGPTKAEAIKALAASEGYDLARCYAYSDSATDVPMLEAVGHPHAVNPDRALRREATLREWPILVFNRPVRLKQRLSALSLPPRPALMAAAAVSAAALTAGVVWFAARRRASATPA from the coding sequence ATGCTCTGCCATGTGGAAAACCGCTTCTTGCCGCGCACAGCCGCCTTCTTCGACCTGGACAAGACGGTCATTGCGAAGTCTTCGACGCTGACCTTCAGCAAGTCCTTCTACCACGGCGGACTGATCAACCGTCGCGCGGTGCTGCGCACTGCGTACACACAGTTCGTGTTCCTCGCCGGAGGAGCGGATCACGACCAGATGGAGCGGATGCGCGAATACCTCTCGGCGCTCTGCAAGGGCTGGAACGTCCAGCAGGTCAAGGAACTCGTGGCCGAGACCCTGCACGACCTGATCGACCCGATCATCTACGACGAAGCGGCGACGCTCATCGAGGAGCATCACACCGCCGGACGCGACGTCGTGATCGTCTCGACGTCGGGCGCCGAGGTGGTCGAACCGATCGGCGAGATGCTCGGCGCCGACCGCGTCGTCGCCACCCGCATGGTCGTCGGCGACGACGGCTGCTACACGGGCGAGATCGAGTACTACGCGTACGGCCCCACGAAGGCCGAGGCGATCAAGGCGCTCGCGGCCTCCGAGGGGTACGACCTGGCCCGCTGCTACGCGTACAGCGACTCCGCGACCGACGTACCGATGCTGGAGGCCGTGGGGCACCCGCACGCGGTCAACCCGGACCGGGCGCTGCGCCGCGAGGCGACCCTGCGGGAGTGGCCGATTCTCGTCTTCAACCGACCCGTCCGGCTCAAGCAGCGCCTCTCGGCCCTCTCCCTGCCCCCGCGTCCCGCGCTCATGGCGGCCGCAGCGGTGAGCGCCGCCGCGCTCACGGCGGGAGTCGTGTGGTTCGCCGCCCGGCGTCGGGCCTCGGCAACTCCCGCCTGA
- a CDS encoding TadE family type IV pilus minor pilin produces MTAEAAMVIPVLVAFALALLWALMAASAQIRCVDAARAGARAAARSEPAPQVREAALAAAPDGASVEVERTGGLWRVRIAAPTPGPGRLAVTLRAEAAAAAEDTPVRAADPAGAGAGAGPAVGAAGRGGER; encoded by the coding sequence GTGACGGCCGAGGCCGCCATGGTGATTCCGGTGCTGGTCGCCTTCGCGCTGGCGTTGCTCTGGGCGCTCATGGCCGCGTCGGCGCAGATCCGCTGTGTGGACGCCGCCCGCGCCGGTGCCCGTGCGGCGGCTCGCTCGGAACCGGCGCCGCAGGTTCGGGAGGCCGCGCTCGCCGCAGCGCCCGACGGGGCTTCGGTCGAGGTGGAGCGGACCGGAGGGCTGTGGCGGGTGAGGATCGCCGCCCCGACGCCCGGACCCGGGCGCCTCGCTGTGACTCTGCGGGCGGAGGCAGCGGCGGCCGCGGAGGATACGCCGGTACGGGCCGCCGACCCGGCCGGCGCGGGGGCGGGGGCGGGCCCGGCCGTGGGGGCGGCGGGGAGAGGGGGCGAGCGGTGA
- a CDS encoding DUF4244 domain-containing protein: MRKIKNWMRSVARVVRSRGDGGMTTSEYAVGTIAACAFAAVLYKVVTSAAVMSQLQSLLKGALDAKF; encoded by the coding sequence ATGCGCAAGATCAAGAACTGGATGCGGTCCGTGGCTCGTGTTGTCCGCTCGCGGGGGGACGGCGGTATGACGACGAGCGAGTACGCGGTCGGCACGATCGCGGCGTGCGCCTTTGCCGCGGTCCTCTACAAGGTGGTCACCAGCGCGGCGGTCATGTCCCAGTTGCAGTCGCTGCTGAAGGGCGCCCTCGATGCGAAGTTCTGA
- a CDS encoding type II secretion system F family protein, with translation MNAPSGEGVRVAQALGMAVVLYARVVLPLARRQTGRRTRRRGERLLAVTPVERAVGSSRWPGFRAGGSEGSGRAVPVGAVGQWAALAAIVPAGWFLVGGPVGWAAGLAAAYGARWWWRKRLGSASASAEAKERSAEAARQLPMAADLLAACSSAGAGPVEAAEAVGESLGGPVGERLARTAAEIRLGEDPAVAWGRFGELPGAAGLARCLDRAALTGAPAAEPVARTAEALRADRARAAVTRAQKAAVMVTAPVGLCFLPAFLAVGVAPVVIGLAGGLLRPA, from the coding sequence ATGAACGCCCCGAGCGGTGAAGGCGTCCGGGTGGCGCAGGCCCTGGGGATGGCGGTGGTGCTCTATGCCCGCGTGGTTCTGCCGCTGGCCCGGCGGCAGACCGGCAGACGAACACGGCGTCGGGGTGAGCGGCTTCTGGCGGTGACCCCGGTGGAACGTGCCGTGGGTTCGTCCCGGTGGCCCGGCTTCCGGGCGGGCGGGTCGGAAGGGTCGGGCCGTGCCGTTCCGGTCGGCGCGGTCGGACAGTGGGCGGCGTTGGCGGCGATCGTGCCGGCCGGGTGGTTCCTCGTGGGCGGCCCGGTGGGATGGGCGGCCGGCCTGGCCGCGGCCTACGGCGCACGGTGGTGGTGGCGCAAGCGGCTCGGGAGCGCCTCCGCATCCGCAGAGGCGAAGGAGCGATCGGCGGAGGCCGCGCGGCAGCTGCCCATGGCGGCGGACCTCCTGGCGGCCTGCAGCTCCGCAGGCGCCGGTCCGGTGGAAGCCGCCGAGGCTGTGGGGGAGTCGCTGGGCGGTCCGGTGGGTGAACGGCTCGCCCGTACGGCGGCGGAGATCCGGCTCGGGGAAGACCCCGCTGTCGCCTGGGGGCGGTTCGGCGAGCTACCGGGGGCCGCGGGCCTAGCCCGCTGTCTGGACCGGGCGGCTTTGACCGGTGCGCCGGCGGCGGAGCCGGTGGCCCGGACGGCCGAGGCGTTGCGGGCCGACCGGGCGAGAGCGGCCGTGACACGGGCTCAGAAGGCGGCCGTGATGGTCACCGCGCCCGTGGGGCTCTGCTTCCTTCCCGCCTTCCTGGCGGTGGGGGTCGCGCCGGTGGTGATCGGGCTGGCCGGGGGCTTGCTGCGGCCCGCGTGA
- a CDS encoding type II secretion system F family protein, protein MVHAAVLCAVMAVWLVVGAQGRSLRRARTLFFGANEQPLLQEWRWKARALVEKRLRGRWEWLCLPVACAVALLGRSVLPLIAGLVAVPLARRWLEKRRARGAEDAKGAGVVDLCGALVGELRAGHEPGQALLVAVRDTDVLGEAGARLSAAARFGGDVPKALVQAAGEPGLDGLAGVAACWRVAVGSGAGLAAGLARLESALRADRRRREELRAQLSGAWSTVVLLAVLPVLGMGLGAALGARPLEVLLHSTAGLVCLVTGGLLEVCGLLWAARIVRAGEAG, encoded by the coding sequence ATGGTGCACGCGGCGGTGCTGTGCGCGGTGATGGCGGTCTGGCTGGTGGTGGGGGCGCAGGGTCGTTCCCTGCGGAGAGCGCGGACGCTGTTCTTCGGCGCAAACGAGCAGCCACTGCTCCAGGAATGGCGGTGGAAGGCTCGCGCCCTGGTCGAGAAGCGGCTGAGGGGGCGGTGGGAGTGGCTGTGTCTCCCGGTGGCCTGCGCAGTGGCGCTGCTCGGTCGATCCGTACTGCCGTTGATCGCGGGGCTCGTCGCGGTTCCCCTGGCACGACGGTGGTTGGAGAAGAGACGGGCGCGCGGCGCAGAGGACGCGAAGGGCGCCGGAGTGGTGGACCTCTGCGGGGCGCTGGTCGGAGAGCTGAGGGCAGGACATGAGCCGGGGCAGGCGCTGCTCGTCGCGGTGCGCGACACGGATGTGCTGGGCGAGGCCGGGGCACGGCTGTCGGCGGCGGCGCGGTTCGGCGGCGACGTACCCAAGGCGCTGGTCCAGGCGGCGGGCGAGCCGGGGCTGGACGGGCTGGCAGGAGTGGCCGCCTGCTGGCGGGTGGCGGTGGGCAGTGGGGCGGGCCTCGCGGCGGGCCTGGCCCGGCTGGAAAGCGCGCTGAGAGCGGACCGCCGCCGACGCGAGGAGCTGCGGGCGCAACTGTCGGGAGCGTGGTCGACGGTCGTCCTGCTCGCCGTGCTCCCCGTACTCGGCATGGGGCTCGGGGCCGCCCTCGGAGCGCGGCCGCTGGAGGTGCTGCTCCACAGCACCGCCGGGCTGGTCTGCCTGGTGACGGGCGGGCTGCTGGAGGTGTGCGGTCTGCTCTGGGCCGCACGCATCGTCCGGGCGGGGGAAGCGGGATGA
- a CDS encoding TadA family conjugal transfer-associated ATPase: MSEALLDAVRQRLAHSGTAPTPAGVAAALRAQGRLLGTAEVLGRADELRGELIGTGVLEPLLTDPGVTDVLVSAPDRVWVDRGGGLELTEVTFADAAAVRRLAQRLAAVAGRRLDDARPWVDARLPDGTRMHAVLPPVSVGSTCLSLRVVRPRAFSLAELVGAGTVPPGGDRVLRALVEARVSYLISGGTGAGKTTLLSSLLGAVGPHERIVLAEDSSELRPDHPHVVRLESRPANQEGAGQVTLRDLVRQALRMRPDRLVVGEVRGHEVTELLAALNTGHEGGSGTVHANAAGHVPARLEALGTAAGLDRVALHSQLAAALSVVVHLARDRAGHRRIADIHVLERDGAGLVRTVPALRWGVDGWQRERGWDRLHTLIGDAL, translated from the coding sequence ATGAGCGAGGCGCTGCTCGATGCCGTCAGGCAACGGCTCGCGCACAGCGGCACGGCGCCGACACCGGCCGGAGTCGCCGCCGCGCTACGGGCGCAGGGCCGGTTGCTCGGCACGGCGGAAGTGCTGGGCCGGGCGGACGAGCTGCGGGGCGAGCTGATCGGAACCGGGGTGCTGGAACCGCTCCTGACCGATCCCGGTGTCACGGACGTCCTGGTGTCCGCACCCGATCGCGTCTGGGTGGACCGGGGCGGCGGGCTCGAACTCACCGAGGTGACCTTCGCGGACGCGGCTGCCGTCCGCAGACTGGCCCAGCGGCTCGCGGCCGTGGCGGGGCGCCGGCTCGACGACGCCAGGCCCTGGGTGGACGCCAGACTGCCGGACGGCACCCGGATGCATGCCGTGCTCCCACCGGTGTCGGTCGGATCGACGTGCCTGTCGCTGCGAGTGGTCAGGCCTCGTGCCTTCTCGCTGGCGGAGCTGGTCGGGGCCGGAACCGTGCCTCCGGGAGGCGACCGGGTGCTGCGGGCCCTGGTGGAGGCACGGGTGTCGTATCTGATCAGCGGCGGCACGGGGGCGGGCAAGACCACCCTGCTGTCGAGCCTGCTGGGCGCGGTGGGGCCGCATGAGCGCATCGTGCTCGCCGAGGACTCCTCCGAGCTGCGACCGGACCACCCGCATGTCGTACGCCTGGAATCGCGCCCCGCGAACCAGGAAGGTGCCGGACAGGTCACCCTTCGCGACCTGGTGCGCCAGGCACTGCGCATGCGGCCCGACCGGCTGGTGGTCGGTGAGGTGCGCGGCCATGAGGTCACCGAACTCCTGGCCGCCCTCAACACAGGACATGAGGGGGGCTCAGGCACGGTTCACGCCAACGCCGCCGGGCATGTACCGGCGAGGCTGGAGGCGCTCGGAACCGCTGCGGGGCTGGACCGGGTGGCACTGCACAGCCAGTTGGCGGCGGCTCTGTCCGTCGTGGTCCACCTGGCGAGGGATCGCGCGGGGCACCGGCGGATCGCCGACATCCATGTGTTGGAGCGGGACGGCGCCGGGCTGGTGCGGACGGTTCCGGCGCTGCGCTGGGGCGTCGACGGCTGGCAGCGGGAGCGCGGCTGGGACCGGCTGCACACACTGATCGGGGACGCGCTGTGA
- the ssd gene encoding septum site-determining protein Ssd, with amino-acid sequence MTEDVELLDDLLRLCAAAGTEPEVHHTLPDRRGGWEQAPMVLVGDDAAVRCRGAARRTGVMVVGRDRESPEVWRRAVEIGAEYVIRLPESEGWLVDQIANAAEGIGRPALTVGVVGGRGGAGASTLACALAVTAARAGHRTMLIDGDPLGGGIDVLLGGERAEGMRWPDFAHSEGRVGGGALEESLPAMHGLRVLSWGRDDWVVIPAPAMRAVLAAARRLGGVVVVDLPRRVDEAVAEALAQLDLGLVVVPGELRAVAAAKRVASMAGMVLDDLRVVACGPYASGLDEGWVARAMGLPLVGEVPRERGLSAEQNLGQPPGGNTRGPLARFCAAFWEQALVAEGAHSPVAGGVS; translated from the coding sequence GTGACCGAGGACGTGGAGTTGCTCGACGATCTGCTGAGGCTGTGCGCAGCGGCCGGCACAGAACCGGAGGTGCATCACACCCTGCCCGACCGTCGAGGAGGCTGGGAGCAGGCCCCCATGGTCCTCGTCGGCGACGACGCGGCTGTGCGGTGCCGCGGCGCGGCGCGCCGGACCGGTGTCATGGTCGTCGGGCGGGACCGGGAGTCGCCCGAGGTCTGGCGCCGAGCTGTCGAAATCGGCGCCGAGTACGTGATCCGGCTGCCCGAATCGGAGGGCTGGCTCGTCGACCAGATCGCCAACGCGGCGGAAGGCATCGGCCGGCCCGCGCTCACGGTGGGGGTGGTCGGGGGCAGAGGAGGCGCGGGCGCGTCCACCCTGGCGTGCGCCCTCGCGGTGACGGCGGCCCGAGCCGGGCACCGAACCATGCTCATCGACGGGGACCCGCTGGGTGGAGGGATCGATGTGCTGCTCGGGGGCGAGCGGGCCGAGGGAATGCGCTGGCCTGATTTCGCCCACTCCGAGGGGCGGGTCGGCGGCGGAGCCCTGGAGGAATCGCTGCCCGCGATGCATGGGCTGAGGGTGCTCAGCTGGGGCCGTGACGACTGGGTGGTCATCCCCGCGCCCGCGATGCGGGCGGTGCTGGCCGCGGCGCGCAGACTCGGTGGAGTGGTGGTGGTCGACCTGCCGCGCCGGGTGGACGAGGCGGTGGCCGAAGCCCTGGCCCAGCTCGATCTCGGGCTCGTGGTCGTCCCCGGGGAACTGCGCGCGGTCGCGGCGGCGAAGCGGGTGGCGTCCATGGCCGGCATGGTTCTCGACGATCTCCGTGTCGTGGCCTGCGGTCCCTATGCGTCCGGGCTCGACGAGGGGTGGGTGGCCCGAGCCATGGGTCTGCCGCTGGTGGGCGAAGTGCCCCGGGAGCGGGGGCTGTCGGCCGAGCAGAACCTGGGCCAGCCTCCGGGAGGCAACACGCGCGGCCCGCTCGCCCGGTTCTGCGCCGCCTTCTGGGAGCAGGCGCTCGTGGCGGAGGGCGCCCACAGCCCGGTTGCCGGAGGCGTCTCATGA